In Hippopotamus amphibius kiboko isolate mHipAmp2 chromosome 6, mHipAmp2.hap2, whole genome shotgun sequence, the genomic window GAAGTTAATACCCTTTGCAGGGTCCAGGAAGAGGAAGTCAGATTGTGAGTGGTGAGCACCTGCATCCTCTGCACAGCTCAGAGGCACCCTGCCCCCTCGTGGACTGTTCAAGCACAGGCTTTGAGAAAAGGTTTGGAAGCTTCACTTCCTGCACCCTTCTCCTACTAGCCTCTTCTCATCTGAAAACTCCAGTAGATGCCCCAAGTTGAAAAGTTTTGCCCATTAGCTTAGGTCAAAAATTTCCTTTGATGTAATGTAAAAACCCTGGGCAACCTATCCACAGCTAAAATAAGAACCATATGAGATCAACACGTTATTATTGGTTATCATGGCTTTgcataggaaagaaaaaagcagagaggTGGAAAATGAGAGTGAGAAAAGATGTGGATATGGTGAGAGCCTTTGAACTCTGGGAAACAACTGGAAATCTCTagataggaaaaaggaaagagagtttAAAAATGACTGAGAGGATACTACAGGAAATGAAATATTTGGCAATTTCCTCTTGGCCACCAGAGCCACAGCAAACCGTTTTTTCCGGCCCTCTTTTGGCTTGTTGGCTGTGTGTTGCCAGCCCAGGCGGTCAGTGTGAAAGTCTCCAAGCCTCAGTCACTTCTAGTTTAGCCACGTTTCTCCCATTTGGGCTAGTTTGATCTTCCCCAGAGCAACCTCTCTCAAACAGCCCTCAAGTTTTTCTCTGCTTACTGGTGCCCTGCATCCACAAAGAAGGCAGTGACAAAATCACAGCTAAAGAGAAAGTATCATCTGCTGAGAGATAAAAAGTATCAGGGATCTTAAGTGCTTTATGAGTATAGGCTCTAAGCCTTTGCAACAAATTTCAAGTAGGCTGCACTTGAGGAGAGCCACACAGCAATAACATGCTCTATTTGCAATTCAAACCTAGAACTTTCTGATTCCAAAAGCTACTTTTTCTGCCTACTTCTCCAGTGTTCAGAGAGGTTGCTCTCCTCCCCTTAGGTATCCTCCAAGCCTGCTTCTAACTCAgctcctcattttcctctttctgtatttcaaGCACCATGTAGTGCCTTGGAATCTCACTCCCCAGCCTAGACTCCTGGGATAGTGGAACTGACTTGATCTCTTTGCAGACTATGTCTaattccttttaaattatttttctagatgtAAACTAAATCCCCCAAATAGTGGCAGTACTTGCAGCCCACCACAGTTATTAATTATTATCATTTAATTATTAgactaataattaataattaagagATATAATTATTCTTTCTTGAAGGCTCAAACTCCTAAATGCAACCCAGAATCCAATGAACCCATCTTTCCATAATAATAGAATTACTACCCGATGCTTTTTAGAACACACAAATAAAAggacttttatttcattattttcctaaATTGCATTTTCAATTACACATTTTTTGAAAGGTGGAAAAGGCAATTTGCAATCACAGCAACTCCATCAAATACACATAATCTGAGATTTTGCTGCTTCAGTGAATTACCGTCCACTCAGGGTTTCCTGGTTCAAGAAGATAAACATAAGATGATAGAGAGGAAGAGTGAAGAAGATTGTTCTGTAGGAAACTTGAAGTCAATAACCGTTCATTCATAGGTGCagtgtccatttttaaaaaggaaactctaaaattcctagaaacacaagaCAATATTTGCATTTGGGGATGAGTAGACATTCATATATTTGTGTGAAAATTTGTGCAAGCCAACAATATGGAAAATGttatttgttacaacagccaatgaaaatatattttcatttctatgtcAGTTAAATATTTCCATCTCCCATATAACATTCTGCAAAAAAAAGCCATATATCTAATTTATGAAACAAACTATGCTACAGGCAGCAGTGACTGAAAAGGCATTTCACAGTCTTAACTATATACCCCTGGGATGAATAATGCACTTTGCATAATCATGGGCAGTGCTGGATGAGGAGTCTAGATCGCTTATAACTACAAAGGTTTGCAAGCTTCTACTTCATACAGTATGCCCCCAATCCAGTCAGTTCAGCCAAACAGTCAAGCAAAAATTTAGGTAGGTCATCTATAAATGGCAAACAACCCGTTTAACTAAATTGACCCTGTTTTGTTAATATGAGGACACAAAGATTGCAGATGTCCTacaaagaaattatttgtaaGTGGTGATTGGTTTCAATTAATTTTGCCCTCTCAGCCTCCTAGAAGTTGGTTTAATTTCTTCTTAGGCCCAAGAAAAAGccttaacaaaaagacaaatatattaataacataaaaataaatactgtgcTCTGTGCACAGTCCTCTCAGTAGTGAGCTAGATTTCTCCATAGGAGAAGtgccacaaaaaacaaacagagagatgAGGGGATACAACAGAAATATAGGATTATCTAaggcctataattttctcttaCGCCAGTGACAGGTGTCAGTGTTgatcaaaattttcttttgtacttAGTTTACGTGTGAATCTTTAAATAGGATATTTTCAAGAGTCAGTATGCCAGAGGAAAGGTCTGCACAGCAGGGAAGCAGTGTACTTCAGCTCAATACATCTATTGTCTGACAGTCTGGACTGGGTGGGGAGCTTCAAGCAGGGAGTGAATCCATTTTACAAAGACAACTTGCTTCTGCAGACAAAAGGTATCAACTGCAAAAAGCTCTCTAAAGGACGGAGTGTGAATCTTCTTTGGCATAATAAATGTTCCACAGACACATTCATTTTCCATGCAGGTAACCCTTTGGGGCTACTCTGTTTTATTTAGATCatgcatttttcatcttttagtGTGTAATCTTGCCCTGTGTTGGGGAGTCCTCAGAGTAAATTTGAGATAACTACgtaattttgaaatttaacaaaaagagaaataaatttaaagtatcaCTGATAGTATATTCATTGAGGTGTCAGGTCAATGACAAATTTCTAAGGTCCAAAAACTTCTTAGTTTCCTGGTTGCCCAGTATGTCTGAGGTTTGGTTCCATGAGTTACAAGGAAACAGGCTCAATTTTAGCTTCTCTAAACTTTTTGAAAGTCTCTGCATGTCATTTTCCAATAATCTTTGTTCCTGCTCAAACTTCaatagcaagagaaaagaaacaggtttTTATCTTTAACATAGTTTTTAGGAGTTTTactattttgaagatttttggaGAAAGGAGCTAGTTCTCTTGGTTTCTTTATATGTTAGCACACAAAGGAATTGCAGATGGGAAGGAGAGTGCAAATGACTATCAGAAAAAAGTCTCatgcatttaagatttttttacaaGTCAAAATATACATCCTCCTATTGCCACCCATTCCTTAATTGTATAAGAACCATTCCCATCTCATCCGTCTCCTTCATAGCTCACTCAATTGGgattaaaattacttttcttgaGAGGAACTTATATATCCCCTACGCATCAGTTTCATCAGTGGCATTAATAAGAAATAGAGCAGCAGCTTGGGTTGAGTTACCCATCATATCCCCCATTTCTGGGGATTTAAATGTGTAAAATGACAGCTACatgaaattaggaaaaagaaagcaatctgCAGACTTTGGCACTAGCACACATAATGTTTTGTTTGAGTTGGTAACGAATGAGGTTTGACAATCACTACATaggaattaaaaaattacaaatgtgcTGAAAACAAACAATCATAGGTGTTGGTTTTCAGTTTAATGCTCCTCATCTCCCAtttccacccccccaccaccccataAAGtttcaattataataaaaatagagatCTTAACATCAAAATTTTGCTCTTAACTCTTCAAGGTTTCTCTGTGCCATCCAAGCCACATGTAGGGTTTGAAGTACCAAATCCACAAGTTTCTCCAACCAAGcttaaataaaactgaatgaaGACTGAAGGATGCCAAAGTAACTGTTCTTAAACAAAAGCTGTAACACAAAGTGCTCCCCAAAACACAGGGTATTAGTGTCTAGGTCAAGTACTGCCAGGCTGTATGTAGATCTGTCTCAGGCTCCAGACAAGAACTACATGTACGTCTGGTTCTAGAGGGCATCATCCACGATACCAAAGCAAGGCAGGCATCCCTTTTCCATCATTGATTTTCTAAAAGTTGCCACCCTCCTTGCAATGGGCGGTGGCAGGGTCAGTGCTGAAACTGGAGTTTGAGGGGAGGAAGTTAGCCTCCTCCCCAGCCGGGAAGCTCTATCCTTAGTTTGAACAGTTCTCCTTCAGAGCTTTCTCAGAGCTGTCCTGGCTTCTCAGGATCCATTGCCCTTGCTCAGAAGAGTGAGCCTCACTCCGACCCAGTAACAGTGAAAGAAGAGTCGACCTACCTGTGGAACCAGACACAACATGGTCCCCCAAAGGCCGCTTAGGCGACCCCACTGCAATTGACAAGTCAACTTGTGCACTTAAAGCGTATCAGTTTATGGAACGCTTGTTTGAAGTCCTCGTTGGACATGGTATAGATGATGGGGTTGATGAGGGAGTTGAGATAGCCCAGCCAAGTGAAGAAGTCAAAGATGGCCAGGTGGAACCAGCAGACATCCTTGCAGATAGGCATCACCAGCGAGATGATGAAGAAGGGCAGCCAACACACAATGAACGCTCCCAAAATGATCCCTAGGGTTTTCGTGGCTTTGCGCTCCCTAGCGGCCATGAGTTTCTTCTTCTCCAGGAGGGCGTCGGAGACTCGCACTTTGACTTGGTTCACGTACACAGGAGACCCCGATTCGTTGGGTACATCTGGAGCCCGCGAATTAATGGAGGTGACCGAAGACGTGGACCCGGGGGAGTCGGTAATCAGCTGGGCTCGGGTCAGACGCTTGCCGGTTCTGTTGGGCGTCTGTTTCAAAATCCGGGAGCGGGCTTCCACATAGATACGGCCATAGAGGGCGATGAGGAGCAGGGTGGGGAAGTAGAAAGCGCCCACCGTGGAGTAGACAGTGTAGAGGATGTGATCCGTGTTCACCACGCAGTCCGACACCTCCTCCTCGGCTTTGGCCTGACGCCAGAAGAAGGGCGGCAGcgagatggagatggagaagacCCACACCAGCGCGATCATGACCGCCGCCCTCTTGGGAGTCCTTTTAGCTGAGTACTCCACGGCGTCCGTGATGGCCCAGTAGCGGTCCAGGGCGATGACACAGAGGTGCAAGATGGAAGCAGTGCAACAGGTGATGTCCGACGACAGCCAGAAGTCGCAGACCACCTGGCCCAGCGTCCAGCGGCCCGTGACCGTGTACATGGTGCTGATGGGCATCACCAGGATGGATACGAGCAGGTCGGTGACCGCCAGGGAGGCGATCAGGTAGTTGGCGGGGGTATGCAGCTTCCGCGTCCGGTACACAGTGGCGATCACAAACGCATTGGAGAGCGTGGTGGCCAAGGTGAAGAGCGCCAGCAGCATGACCAGTACTACTTTCCAAGGCAAGGAGATGGAGTCCTGGTAAATGTAGCCCTCGGCGCTGCAGTTGTGGGAGGGAGCGGCGGAAAGGTTGGCCTCAGAAAGCTCTGTCTGGGAGCTCGCGGACAGCGGCGGGGCGCACTGAGCGCCCGCTTCCTCCATGTCTCTCCTCGCCCCGGCTCTCGAGCGCAGCTCTTGAGCATGGAGCGGACGAGGAAGAGGACGAAAGGTCCGCGGAGGAGACCACGGTCTCGTCCCCTGGTGGCTAGTCAGTTCCTTGGGTTCCTCAATTACTCCTCCACCCAGGTTGCCAGATGAAACTAGAGGTCAAGGGCGAGGCAGCCGAGGCCAGCGGGCGCGTCCCCTGCACTTCCAGTGCGCCCGGCGCTGTCGCCGCGTCTCCGGCTGCTCCCCTCTATGTCCCGTCTTAGCCCAGCGTTACTAAGGACTGGTCCACGGAGCTCCGCTGCGCTCCGACCCCCACCCGGCGTCTAGAGGAGGAGGGCGTTGTTTTGAGGAGGGAACAGCGGCCAGGTGGAATCTCTTACCCCAATTGCTCGGGGCTGAGTGTCTCCTAAACCGGGCGCTCCTGGATCCGCAGACTCGGCCCACAGGAGTTTCCTAGCTGTAGAGACCAAATCTTGCAGGCCAGCGAGGAGTCCTGATCTTGCATTcccgccctcctccccaggctggggCAGTTTCCTGCGGCGGCCGCGGCCGCCAGAGCTGGGTGGGGTGAAATCTGGGAGCCGCGGTGCGCCGCGCCTCGCGCGGGAGCTCTACCCTCCCTTCTTTTCACGCGCTGGCCACTCCTGCGAGCTGCCCCGCGAAGAGGCGGCCGCGAGAAGAGGGACTCGGGGGCTGGGGCTGCGGCTGCTCGCaccgcgccgccgccgccacctcgGTCCCACGGGCACCGCTTGGAGCCATGCCGCTGGGCGCACGGGTCTGGGGGACCGGGCACGGCTCGCGGGGAACGGGCAGGTGTCTAGGGGAGCTGGAGGGATGCGGCGTACGCCAGTCCGGGAGGAGCGTGTGAGTGGCAGAGTGGATGGGCTCCTTTTATAGAGTCCAGGTCCGGTTCTCCAGAGCCCGGCAACTCTTGCGGCGCGGCGAGTGCCGACGCCCGCTCCCCATCACCttccctttttctccctcccttcctccaatcCTCCCGCCCGGTTCCCTTCCCCGCCAAGGAAGCTCCCGCCAGGTCCTATCGCCCACTTCTCCACGTCCCATTCCCTGGCCCCTCTCCCAATCCTGACACCCAGGCGCCGCAGTTCTGGCCGGGATGGGGCTGAGGGCGTCCTGTCCTTGCCTCTTGTCTTCCTCCCAGCTTGCTGCACGCCCCTCCAGTTAGACTCGCACCCTCAGCCGTGGGCACGCGCACAGCTTTACTAGGCTCCTTGCTAGGTCCCTTACTAGGCTCCTacctaccacccccaccccagcaggccCGGCCAGTGCTAGGTGGAGCCAGCCCCAATCTCTGACCTCTCCGCTCTGGAATTTTATCCAGCTCTGCGGGCCACACCCAAGTTAGAAGGAGACGCCAGTAATATCGCCTTAGAAGGAAATAGCCAATACTGCATTTTATACTTCGGGATTCAAGTCATAGGCTCTCGGTATAATACAAACTAATTTTTCATATCTGATTTTAGGaatcttttgctttccatttaaTCTCTCCCCTTTAACTGTGAGTCaacaggaaagaagacagaaaaaataaaactgtctgcaAAATGTAAAAGTGTCACAAACAGAAATACGCTGTTTGTGAATTTAAACCTTCCGctccaccctccctctccagcaGCTCAGCAGTTTAGTGCGTCTGGAAAACGGCTCACAGTGAAAACACTGCCTCCCACAGCCCTCCTGGAAAGGAGGTCGTCAGAATTCAAGAAAAAACCGGGCTCTGGGACCGCGACCACCAGCACCCTCCGTGCGTCTCCTTAGGCTTCACCAAACACATAGGGCTATCAGCCATACTGGCGCCAAGCGATGCGAGTACCTAGGTCCCATGACCCGGAGCAGGTGCTGTGTACACCTTTCCTCCTCCAGCCCTGACAGAAACACGTGCAGAGAAGAAGTACAAGTCAGAGAACGTTTAAAGAAAAGCACCAGGAAAGGACACTGTATTTTCAGCCATGAGAGCTAAGTGATCCCAACTGCGAGTTCCAAGCACCTAGCTCCGTGTTTGGCAGCTAGAGTGCattctttttaaagatgatatTATAACTGAACTTATCAGAATAAGTGCAAgcatattttaaagagaattatTCAGTTTGGGGCCGGAGATTATCTGGCCCATCCATTCAGTTTAGAAAAGTCACTGAGATCCCTTGAAAGAAGAGCTTTTTACCCAAGGTGACACAACCCTAACCCAAGTTCTCTAGATTCCCGCGTCTCTAGGCCAACCAGACCGGCAAAAACTCGAGTGCCTGCTTTATGCTGGGAATTATTCTAGGCATCTGGGGTATGAAGGCCAATGGGTAGACCCAGACCCAGTTTTCAAGCAGCTTACATTCTAGAAGAGGCAGACAGGCAATAATAATATGAacaagtaaataatattttcatacaaCTTTAAgtgttttgaagaaaataaagcacatCCATGTCTTGAGAGTGAGGGTACTTCTTTAACTAGGTGGAAAGTCTCCAAAGACGTCCTCTGGCTGCAGTCTGGGCTGCAGCAGCCAAGCTGAGTATAAAGgcacttttctctcctcccttccctagcGCCCAGCACCGCTCAGGTAAATTTAAGCCTCATTTGCACCGCACTTTAAGGGGTCCTGCCCGTCCCTCCACCTCACACACCCACATCAGGACCCTAGCGAGTTAATTACTTAGCAAACTGCAGCGCTCTCTTAGAAACCGCAGCAAAGGAAAGCGAAGCAGGAGAGCCTAAACCACTAGGTGGGGGCGTTGGTCAGGATGGAGCAAAAGCGTGTGTGgttgctgggggcgggggagcgaGGGACTATTTTCCTGCTACCTTGGGGGAGCGGGACAAGGTTAGAGAGAACTGTTGAAGAGATGCGAGGagggggaaggcagagaggaatGTTCCAGGCTGCTAGCAGCCTTTCCTTTTGCAATTTAAATGCTCCTCCTCAGGCTTGGCTTTCGCGACTTGGAGACCTGTGGCTTTCTCTAACCACGCCTTCGCTGCTTCGCGAGTCTCAGACCCTGAGTGCAATCTGCCACCACAGGGAGGAGTTTGATTTTTCCTCCTTTGGTTAAGAACTTGCGTGAACACATCCAGCCATCACACAGATGAGATTTGTGCAGAATTTAGCGGAGAACCGCGTTTCAGTAATGTGGCTTCCTCGTTTCACTCAccgttttatttttttttccacttaaaaacatataaaatatagatatttgCACACGGGCGCATGTTTGTGAAACACTCCAGAGACCAGGAAATCTTTAAAGTCGCTTCTGCCAGGGTCGCCCCTGCGGAGGAGGATCCCTTGGCCTCTCTGCAGTCCCCAGTCACGCTGGGCAACATCCCTTCAAGTTTGCGGGAAATTCAGTCGACACAGACTCAGCTTGCGGGGCAAGGAGGGAATCGAAATGGGGTACCAGGACGCAGCAAAGGTTAGTTAGGTGTAATTAAGCTTCGACTTGACCACCGGGCACTAAAACTGCGAATTAATGTTCTCGCCTGATTAATTCCACGCGGGTGGCCTTTCAGCAGAAGCTGGGGAGGTGGAGGATAACGCTGGAACCGCAGCGAAGCCTGGTAAGGCGGTGAGCTGCGGAGGGTCCAGAGAAGAATCGCCCCTCCAATAAACCTTGCCTTATGCTGGAAGGAAAAGCTGCTGCTTGTGCTGCTGCGAAAAGCGAGGCTCAGTCCTCCAGCGTTGCAGCGCAGTGCTAACTAGACTCGACGCAGTAAAGAAAAGCCCACTCCGCCTCCACGCAGCCCCAACAGACACCCTGTAGAACTTGCTGCAGCTCAACTCTGCGTTGACTGGAAGCCAGCCAAGCCCTCCAGTCGGTGCGCTTGCAACATCCCTTGACTCTTTCCTGCATTTCCCAGAAAGACACTTTAACTCCAGTGCACAGGAGCAAAGCACTTACTTGTGAATTTTATCTTTgctttgcagaaataaaaaagctGGAACATTCATGCTCTTGTCGCCTTGTTCCTTTGATAAAGCAAAATGCAACTTCGcatcctccatccccaccacttGAAAAATCCACAAGCAGTCCCTCACCACAAAATGTGAGGACCTGGCAAGCTACTTCTTGCAAATCCTACTTCCTCTATCTATGACCATtgttttttgttcgtttgttcgtttgcttgcttgtttgcttttttttttttttttttttaaacttccaccCAGGAAATGGGCAGCAGGAGACGAGGAGCTCTGTACAATATCCTCATGCATGGTGGTAGCCTGTTTCTAGGTTCCTCTTATATTTCCTCCAGTAAGTTTTCTTTAAGAAGAATACTGATAGTAATGAAAATACAAGTCTTCCTTATGTCTTGCTTGAAACTATAGAAAGGTTTCTGTAAGTGAACATCTACATACATATGGAtgtatacatacaatttttacaGACAACTTCTGGAGGTTATCAGACCTTCTGAGGCTCAGATCCCTTTCAATATTATTGACCCAACATTGGGACTTTGACTTGGTATCTGTGTCATGGTACTTTTGCAATGTGTGCTCTATAAGGCATTTTTAAGTCAAGTAATAAAACTGGGTGCTTTATTCTCTAAGTGCCAGGCTGGCATGAATTAATCCCTGAGAATTAGTAACTCTgctatgtgtttgtgtatgaatACAAATATTGTATAAGCTATATCTGTATTTAAAGAAGaatgcaaacaaaaattttagcatgtATATATAACTTAGACATGTTCTAATGCCTGTGTCTGTAGTAACAGCCACTTTGCTATTTCCAACAGATACCCACAACAGATAGATAA contains:
- the HTR1B gene encoding 5-hydroxytryptamine receptor 1B: MEEAGAQCAPPLSASSQTELSEANLSAAPSHNCSAEGYIYQDSISLPWKVVLVMLLALFTLATTLSNAFVIATVYRTRKLHTPANYLIASLAVTDLLVSILVMPISTMYTVTGRWTLGQVVCDFWLSSDITCCTASILHLCVIALDRYWAITDAVEYSAKRTPKRAAVMIALVWVFSISISLPPFFWRQAKAEEEVSDCVVNTDHILYTVYSTVGAFYFPTLLLIALYGRIYVEARSRILKQTPNRTGKRLTRAQLITDSPGSTSSVTSINSRAPDVPNESGSPVYVNQVKVRVSDALLEKKKLMAARERKATKTLGIILGAFIVCWLPFFIISLVMPICKDVCWFHLAIFDFFTWLGYLNSLINPIIYTMSNEDFKQAFHKLIRFKCTS